The Dongia rigui genome includes the window CACCTATGGCACCGGCAATGTCGATGAAGAGAAGCTGGTGCGCGCGATCGGCGAGGTGATGGATCTCAGCCCCCGCGGCATCCGCCAGCATCTCGGCCTCAACAAGCCGATCTACACCCGCACCTCCTCCTACGGCCATTTCGGCCGTGAGCCGGATGCCGATGGCGGCTTCTCCTGGGAGAAGCTCGACCTCGTCGCCAAGCTCCAGGCGGCGATGGCGTAACCAGGACGAGACCAGCGTCGATGACCGACAAAGACGCCGCGGCACCGGAGACCACCGGGCCGCGGCGAAACTTTTATGGCCGCCGCCAGGGCCGGCCCTTGCGCGAGAACCGCAAGAAGTTGATGGAAACGCTGCTGCCTTCCATCACCGTCGCCGTGCGCCCGAACGAGACGATCGATCCAGCAGCACTGTTCACATCGCCGAAGGACGAGTACTGGCTGGAGATCGGCTTCGGCGGTGGCGAGCATCTGGCTGCCCAGGCCAAGGCCAATCCGCAGGCCGGCCTCATCGGCTGCGAAATCTTCCTCAATGGGATTGCGTCAGCGCTGTCGCATATCGATGCCGACAAGCTGGACAATGTGCGCATCTATCCCGAAGACGTGCGCGATCTGTTGCCGGCCTTGAAGCCGCAGTCTTTCACCAAGATCTTCCTGCTCTTCCCCGACCCCTGGCACAAGGCGCGCCACGCGGGCCGGCGCTTCGTCAATCAGGCCAATCTCGATATCGTGGCAAACCTGTTGAAGCCCGGCGGCGAGTTCCGCATCGGCAGCGACGATCCCGTCTATATCGGCTGGTCGCTGGCCCACACCACGCGCCACAAGGCGTTCCAATGGCTGGCGACAAGCGCCGCCGATTGGGCCATCCGCCCCGACGACTGG containing:
- the trmB gene encoding tRNA (guanosine(46)-N7)-methyltransferase TrmB → MTDKDAAAPETTGPRRNFYGRRQGRPLRENRKKLMETLLPSITVAVRPNETIDPAALFTSPKDEYWLEIGFGGGEHLAAQAKANPQAGLIGCEIFLNGIASALSHIDADKLDNVRIYPEDVRDLLPALKPQSFTKIFLLFPDPWHKARHAGRRFVNQANLDIVANLLKPGGEFRIGSDDPVYIGWSLAHTTRHKAFQWLATSAADWAIRPDDWPASRYEQKAIRQGRVPHYFRFKRV